TTTAAAAGGCAGTAGATTTGTCATGTGTACAGTTTAATCAACTCAATGGTGGAGAGTCGGTTGTATTGAAAAACAGGGGTCACAGGTCCTCTGATGACCTCATGTTGGATTCCAGCAGATTCtacatggagaaaaaaaaggtttggcAGCTGGACCAGTGCATAGTGCCTGTAATGCAGTCGGTGATGTTGGTgagacacacagattcctgaggACTGTTCCATGAAGCGAGCCAGATTTGTCAGTCTGACTAATTTCCAGTTGATTAGGTTCCAAAAAGCCAGTTCCAAAGCCAGTCCCATTAGTTCAAGctcagttactatggcaacttatgcTGCAAAACTAACCTAGTCCAGAGCAGGCTAACCCTCAGGATGACCTATAAAACATTCTTTAATATCTAAAAAATGATAGCAGCACAAACGAAAATGTTTACGGCACAAACGGAACACAAACAATTGAGACGTTTTGCGTTGGAAGAGGGGCCAACTTCACGCAGGTCCCTTTTTTGCATGGACGGACGGCCGACAGCAGGGATGTTGAGGGCCTCACTTTACGTAAATAAAACTGCCACTGTCACTTTGCATCGCCttgtgttttgcatttgtctccgctcaaattCGCCgtctatgctccccctagcgacggacgtccctatggacgtccatgacgctctgagggatttagctgCCTTTCTGATTTCGGGAGCATATGCAATCAAAATGGTGGCAATTTCAAGCCTGTTGTAGTTAATAACCTTCCAGCTATACTGAAATATATTAAATTTGAGCTATATTTAATAATATTTTAACATATTGTCTTTCGGTTActtagctagccagcatttcatccataaagaaaACGCTTTGAAAGAAGATGATTCAGTGTTATGCCAGCAGTCAGCACAGATAACCTGGTCGTGTCCGCACTCTCGCAGAGTCCACTTTCACAAACCACTCATCAGAGAAATACACAGCATTTCAACTTTACACAGTGTCGAGTGAGATTAGTGGCTCAAGCGCTTAGTGTAGCTCAGTTGCAAAATTACAACTTTGCACAGTTCTCGAGATAATCATCGGACACTCGCTGCCCTAAAACCCCTCTAtaaaaccacagacacacagagattccttgCATTATTGTATTGATGCGCTATTGGGGACAGAACTATAATTTGTTTATTATCAATGTAATGTGTATGTTAAtctgatgttttttttctaaaaCCTATAAATTCAGATAGGTCAGCATAGGGTCAgttgaaaaaacaaaataaatgagaACATATCAGCTTACCAAGTTTATCCATGAAGCACTTGTATGTGTCTGGGTTTCTGATGGTTGAGGAGATGATGACCTCTGGAGGGCTACCAGGGGACATGCACCTCAAGACCTTGGTAAGGAGCTTCACCAGGCAAGAAATGATATCAGGGTCGTAAACCACATCTGTTCCACAGTGTGTAGTAGATATAGAAAGAAACAGAATTGGGTTGTACATTTTTGGATTGTAAATTTAATATACATataaattagtgctgtcaaacgattcaaatatttaatcgcattaatgtcatagttaactcgcgattaatcaattaatcgcacatttttatctattctaaatgtcccttgatttctttttgtcccattcttttttcaattttaaagctcttatcaacatggaaaagtggtttggattgctttgtgcaaatatttttttattgaaaacaacattgcaatcgcctggctttgacgagggagtggagaattcgcatgaatcgcatcagctgtgtgcttggccatcaagtggtatttcagactggacgtgctgcgatgatcagtttacaacgacaaaacacacagatcactttggtcttgtcaatggaaccatttggcaactttttaaaagtaaactttccattcagaatcttattggcatacATTTCGGTGTCTCGCGCTCGACATCcgctcaaaacgtaacgttagcctactaccagagaatgtctaatagtcgtaaacgggctctgctactactctttagccggctcgcaagccaaacaagtgtgtgtgtggcgtgcctgttgttttatttccggtctagctagatccggtgtggtgttgtagtctttctaacgtcggtaattgttgcaacagcatgtgaaaaaaactacaaagtttgctaggccaaaaagagcgttaatcacgcaataaaaaaattgacgccgttaatttgggtttgcgttaacgccgttaataacgcgttaaactgacagcactaatataaatatatatatatataacatgaAACTGTACAGTAGGTATGGCCTATCACTAGGCAATTGTAATAATGTACTACTGAATAAACCTGTGATTTCCAGATTAGGCTTCAATCTTTAATTGTATGACGTATGCCATTTTGTTTACAGGATAATACTTTGAGTAAAATTGTCACAAGTTCTCAACCCACATTAAATCCTATTAGTTTGGATTAATTACCTGTAGCAATGACAGTGTTGGCACCTATCTCCCTCAGCTGCTCCGTTGTCACTGCCGCCCAGTCCAATTCTTCCACGGAAACTCTGGGAGGATTTTGCTTAGACAGTCCATTTAGCTGAACATTTTCCTGCAGTTTGTGCAGTACACTGCTGTGACAGTCACTGAACACATATCTGAAGGGCCTACAGGAGCGACACACTGCAATTCCTGTCAACCCCACTCCACTGCCAAGTTCAAGGATAGTCCTAGACAGAGGGAATTAATGGTTAACAAACCAACAAATGTATGGGCCATGAATACACATCTTTCTGCCTCCATGTGAACACATGGAAAATGTTCATTCACACAGAGGCACAAACACCATTACCTGCCCATAAAGATGTGGGGGTTGTCCAGTGCCCACTCTGCCAGGTAGAGGGCAGCCTCCCACGTGACCAGCCCAGTGGTGCCTTCTGAGATCACCGCCACACTCTCTAACAGGCTTAGAGCTTCACCACATGGCTGGTAAGATAAAGATAAGTGAGTCTGTCTGGCTTGTATTCCCATGATGGGGATTAATTTCTTTGAATGACCGGAAGGTTAATTGTACCAGTAAATAGCTTTTGAAGCACTCAGATCTCTCCTCAGCACCAAGGACTTCACCCAAGGCGTCGTAGAGCTCATCCAAACGTTCTGACTCAGTAGCTTCATGCTTTAGAACAGTGGAAGGTGGTTTAGTACGGTATACATCTACAGTAGAGCAATGCAGTTATTCACTAATGGGATTCCTTTCGAAAATGCAGATCAGATCCCATTTTTAAACTGATTACGTAAGCCATATAACTATGTCCAATAATGTACCAATAACACTGAACATGATGTAACACGACTTAAATATACTTGCCGGGTTTGAACATTTTGGATACCTACCCTTTTGATCAGTTCGGTAAGGAATAGTCTTCTGTATTTGACTGATGGTGGGTGTTTGATACACAGCGAATGAAGGCATGTCTATGAGACAGAGATTTATGACAGGTGTCCAGTGTTAGAAGTAGAATTCTTCAGAAATAATGAATAAATAGGCATTTAGGCATAGGCTACCTGCTTTAAAATATCTGAAATCAACTCGGATGATTTGTCCTTCTTAAGTTCGGTTTGAAGGagctgttaataaaaaaaaatatatatatatatatgacatgTAGACTAAATTGGAAGTGGAATTCCGCAACAGTGATTTCGTGTTACTCACGTTCCAAGGGAAAGTAGGAAAACGGCTCATGGCAAAAAACGACAATTTAAAGGCTTGTAATAGATCTGTCCTGTTCCTTGCAACAACTTTACAGTCATTTTCAAAGTAATCTTTTGAATGGTGCATATCATTCATTTCAAATAAAGTAAGATAAACAGCAATAGTAGGCCAAAAGCGTTTCACGTAAAAAGTGTCAGACCTTTTTGGACGGCTCTTCGTTTTTACTTCCGTTTTACCGATTTAGCGTGCGTAGGTAGGAATAACGTGGTAGGCCGAGGCTGATGGTCAATGTAGTTCCGAAAGAAAAATTCATATCGACAggtataaatataaaaaatcaTTAAGTTATAAGCAACCCCATTTATGTAATCTTATGTGTCGATCTCCCACAACTGTCAGCCAAAAATTATTTAACAATTAACCATTCAAAACCTTTGCTTTGAAATAGCCGACATGTGTTCAGTTTTTATTTGATATTATGTTATCATTATCAATATTCGTATAAGTAGCTTAGGCCTAGTCTCCCACATCAGGTGAATATAGCTATAACCTACAAATCCCGGGTAGGCCTATCAATTGGCCCGCTCATTTCTTGCTGTGTCATTGCGTGAAGAAGATAGGCCAAATGACCGTTAGTTTAAGTTCACTCAGTTGAAAAACTCCTACAGCAACAACACAGTGTTTAACGTTTTAGGTGAgtgtttaattgtattccatGTCTATTATTTAAAACCTGTATAGGCTACACATTTAGCATACGTTTAGCCATTTAGCATACTTTTAAACTGTTTTTCATTGACCTAGAGGTGAATTTAAGGAGAGTAGAGCATAACAAATAAACTTGATTTGGTAACAATTCTAACATATAGAGCTAATTAACTTAAATTGTACCTATAGATCATTCGCTACCCTCTACACCAGCTCGTGAAACACTGTGATTATAGTTCACAGTTTTTCTccctttggctcatttcacgaatcAGAAATGACATTATCAAAACAACATGGTTGCAAATGACAGGTACCATTGCCTACAGTTGTCACaaatttcaaatgattttgcacaACTTTGCAAATGGTTAAGTACAATACCCTTCAGTTAGGCCAAATGCCAATTGAATATATCTTGcaggtctaaactgactgttgcttctcagtcaagtggttattctctgcaaaacatattggcataatttccttgtgtacatcatcacctggcCAATAGTttactccactgtcaaaatattTCAGggacataataccatgaaaaacattatGGTATACTGTAATATACTGTCACCATGCGTGCCTCCACATACAGTGTATGTCATACAATGGGCCAAGACTGCACTcttcttatccctctacatgagaggggtttggtagggcctcacttGCTTACATTTGTCggtgtgtgggacaatgtaagcttccaccgtggcccactcatcagggttcacTGCCCATCCAAGAATGCTGATGGTGCTCTTATCACCTTACTCCCCATTCCTCAATCCTATCGAGGAgtttttttctgcatggaggtggaggatctatgagcatcgggctcaaaccagaggtccctgctccaggcaatggatgctgcttgtgatgatgtcacagcagatcagtgtaggggatggTTGCGGCATGCACAACGATTCATCCCCTGTTGCATCgcaagggagaacatcagatgtgacgtcgatgaaatctgtggccagaccGACAGGAGcgcgaggatgagcaggagagtgaggacgacaactagtgaaactccagctttgctttactttcttactgtatgtgttgttagtgtaggttatacataatggccgggtttcccagattcgttaagaaactcttaacactaagagcgtcttaagaaacGTTCTAAGGGCACTCTAGaatgctcttagaacgttcttaagaagatcttaacgttaagagcttcttaacgaatctgggaaacccggccaacgttagttttgatgtgcttattgtataacagtatattgtgctgtacacatttcctgttacagtaaccatgatgtgtggcaattacagtaacaatttccatggcagtgtgagTGCAAtatgatgtgaaaccttgtaggctactcttgaattacgtCTTCTTTTTTcagtttgatacacatttacatttttttatttagcagacgcttttatccaaagcgacttccaagagagagctttacaaaagtccataggtcactgattataacaacaagatagccccgaagcattgcgggtagccaaaacaagatgcacacattgtaaacaaccaaaaataaccaaagggaagaaccataagagcatgtagttaagcaagttacgattaaacaacatgaatcgctaagtgcaagtgtacctctagaaaagcaagcaacagtaaaaattgaataaaatagaatattttgcagcaaatacaaaagtttaaatcagttaccactaaccaacaacagcaacaagtaTCTAAgtaacagtgtttcccacagattagaaatctaattgtggcgggtaGGGGTGGgagttgtcagacgggggggggacgggtcgtaataattccttcgttaataattcgttacacagttaatttgttaataatttgttacattacatattaatccaaaatgattcacaccttcacaaaattaacaacaactaacatatcatttctgaattatgcatgtagcaacgctagtgctaaacaactatttaactggtcggctccatgacgccgggtaagtagctagctcttgagacttctcaccaaaagaacgaaggggaaacttcgaaaagtttactgacaaaacatcttaacattttgacctgcagtgtttacacaatgccaaagggacttttcattttgggggcactgactattgcTGAACCATCTAGGTTATTTTGTCAACTGTATTTAaagctttgagaatgtcctTTTTTTCGAGAGAGATGAGCCACaccaatcgagaaggaacttttcattttgggggcactgactatttatatgagaaaattatttggttttgaagcatgagttaattGTTTTGgatgagatatgaccttttgaaggagatctatgtagttgtgcggaaccatataggctattcaGCCAAATGCACTtagagctttgagaatgtaatttctgtttcaagaattgagccaaagcaatggagacAAACTGTAATAACAATAGgtacgttcgacttcatgcagcgccggcggcgctGATAGCCGTCTGCCGCCGGCTGacctgaagcagccaatggcattcactgcttcaagtcagccagctGCAAGCCGACTGTAGGCGGCGCCGTCGCAGCATTTAGTCGAATTCACCTAATGTCTGGGTATAGACCAAttttcaccctacgtcacacgactgtcaagctggctcaactgcgcatgtcggttgcaaaagacgaacttctcccgggtGTAATACACTTGgtctgtgtctactaccgcacactttacgaagtacactgcaataaagtgcactgcaaaacagtgcacttacatattcagtgcactccgtcgctgctaagtgctgtctgaaatggaacacttacgttaaacacttggcggaagtgacggacgcaaatttGCTCGCGACACTCgcgaaacctgccaaaatgaacgtgCTTCTCCACCCCAAGTGAAAAAAGCTGCTGAAAGGGATCCTCCTCTTACGCTAcatagccaagatggcgcctgtttagggcgagtagtgtccatcgttgtacactgttttttggaccatttgcagtgcgccatccgggtactttcagtgcactgaattctgcagtttttgtgagtgaagcgccctaagcactgaaagtcagtgctcgaagtgcacaagtgcgcggtagtagacacagctttggaatgtcgatcaggtcatcatatatctttgtccactggattacagggcttgacattaacagGGCTCTAGAGTGCGACCAATTTGGTCACAAAAGCGACCAAAATTTGTACGGGTGCGACAAGGAACGAAGCGgttgtttcttctttgacggaactcacattcatggttggatcatattgTGGTCTAAAcgaatcagagacagagatgaggcgggtctttgcctctgattggctgtggtccagatattcctgtaggcctacactgctccgtgctACGTGATTGAAATcacgacctgagcaccagaaaatcagttatggcagacctgggcattgtacggcccgcgggccacaaccggcccaccAGCTGTCCCAATCTGTgtgaggtaaatcaaaaatcagaaataaataaatgtgttgagctgtagtaaatatgtagtcctgaaagactagtgatcaggcgatttacaaatatgcgcttgcgcaacctcaacgacaggagagttagccctcgaaaatgaaaatcgaaaggttgatacagaatgtagagtttttaacaagacagggacttctaagtatctgtttagTCAGTGCCAGTCCTAGCACATTGGGCGTCCCGGGCGAATTTAAAACTGGCACCCCCCCAGACGAAAAAATTATGTGCTGTCCCCTACCCCGCCGGCCGCCCCCCGAGAGTGCACGGAACGAGGACCGCTACTACCTGgcggtagcctgacgttgtcgtactcataattctagtcagaatatgagtctgataactctccgttgggctgtgactatggggcgtgtttcaatcaaactcgtaaaacaaatgcctctttgctcaattggatagacctacaaccaatcagagcaacgtaatatgttgtttgttgaaagcaaattcaacccaagcgctctttggtgacgttgttgattacgttactgttgatcatctgaccatcatcatataaagcctgccctgacaatttgattggtccgaacagctcctgtacGGATGTCGTTTTTCCGCAAACaagctactccagacccaacttcccaaccacATTTGTTTGTGGGCAGGGATAAggtgggctggcagccaggctaacctgGCGGCACAAACGACGGAAAATGCAGCACGACACCGTCacagcaagcaggggtgcctgcagctgcctgaagggggcgccaatatgccaattccccacaaagTGAACTGATAGATAAGAGAAAACCGCTTCGCAGCGCAGAGATTTTTTCGTAAAACGCTTGTGCCCCCCCCACGTAACATGATAAAATGCCGCCCCGGGCAGCTGCCCGGTCcccccgtgcctaaaaccgtcCCTGTGTTTAgtgaggtcaaagtcaaagctgtgttttttggagaacaggtcgctgtgttgaaggattacaatttgaatcggcactaagcgactaaagaaaaaaaataacacGGACAgaataagaacttgactgattcagtgggcgcgggctgatggttagtggtttgctagttaaactgCAGGTCCCtgatcatcacctgtcagctgtccttcgcatatccacATCAGACATTTAGCCAGATTTCAAAGCACTTgcccactggattcctctcacagaacaaaattaactggaaaaaaagtattgttttttgtataaagttgatcaaatgcatatctttaacatactgcaaaacaacttttcatggtttgtgaagattaactagttacaaatcaattgaaacactgatgtcatgattattttagtttttactgttacttcgatagtcttttcctagttgaccaacaggtaaaatatttatatataaatgtacagaatatccttattcttctgataaccagtagcagctaatcaaaatatatacttcactgctttttacaatggggggaaatgaatagtgagcagaattaagttcaagttattgttgatgcggccctccaacacatttcaagtttcttatgtggcaccttgtcaaaattaattgtccacccctgagttacggagctgggccatggagctaagcCATGGAGCTGGgttttgatgctagggagagtgtggcaagctggttttGCCAAGGCCAAGgggcaagaaagccaaattacaggttttggccatctgaagggcatgcgacagcaagaggggacccgctataagactttgagccataGGCGTAACCATTGTTTAGACATTGGGGTGTTCCAAATGAATAGGCTACCCTTCCACATAAGTGCATTGCCTACAACCCTTCCCCATAAGTGCATTGCCTACAATTCTATGAACATTTGCTCATTTAGCACATAGTTTTGAGGATTACATTGACCATTTGAAGTCACATCTAAAGGAATAGTGTAATTTCTGAGAGACAGTGACTGCCTGCATTGTGACCACGTCATTTTATCCGAAAAACAGCGACTCATGTTTTTATGTGGCTACTAGTTTTATTTGCGCACATTTAGCTCGGTATCAAGTTAACCTACTTAGTATTGTCTGAAAAAAACACGTATGCTTGGCTGCTGGTGCAGTTTTCTCCGCTTTTTAGGTAACCTCAAATCCTCCATTAGCctactctacctcctctccaacaAATTAAGCTAACTAGCTCTAACATTACTTTCTTTGCGCTGAAGTGACAGGTAACCAAGACAACGCAGAACGACTcaaggtggattcaaacaaaatcaaACAAGTGTACAATTAAGAGGGGGGGTTTTAAACACTTGCGTTTTTCTTAACAAATGGAActaaattgaaaataaataagaaataacaagagaccgatccattgacagggttcataaaaggagaatgtttattttacatattttctcGTTATTTTACCGTTGATAGGTATTTtctcaatattgggggggacacgacccccccccaaaTAATGCGTGGTTACGCCCAtgctttgagccatgaaatgttaggtcagtagtagggatgggcattccattaaattgtcttaattgatcgtcgggagaattaacgatcgattttcgattaatcattaacatttttatattaaaattcactatttataggctatattaaaatgcagtgaaaatagaaaaaacacagcgtgtttccgcattttgatctgtagctattacaagaagaacaatatttctgtaactcctagaagcggagccgactgctagaagcctgtgctcaaacacaactgacccttgttttttttccggctaattaacaaagcttcataaaaacctttgtcctcaacaatacttaagggtagcatatccatctcgatggacttgcagatcggttgggtaattttctctgctcgttgtgcatcgcaacTCCGTGCTAACActgagagcaggatgcaccgccactaaccagggttggatgtacgttcttcaagtggtacatcatttgagtcgtggaggagttgtatttatactcaacTTTGCAGTGCaaagttaggcgcaccagtgcaaccaagggaaaaagttagtctggagccctccaagtacatttacgtttcacttgtcaatgcacaaaagtcactgaCCCCGAAACCTTTAATTAACCATGACCAAacgatcgggcaaaactaggctggctaacggaggtcgctttctcaggcaaatgattaatgaaacaggctttgttaaagaaatccgagaagctggctatcttcagcaggttCGTATCTGAAAGGCAGTGCTCCCTGACGtgtctggtgtagaatggagtgaagtacaacattgtgcacactgccagtgagcgacgaGTCTgacagaggctaacgtcaaaaccaGGCCCGGTGTTTTGTCCttactagtgatgtgtcgttcgtgaacgattcattcattttgaacaaatccttacaaggactcgggagtaacgagtagcACTGTttgctggtggggggggggggggggggggggcaggttaaACCGGATTTTGAACATTAAACAGCAGTTCTTGAATGTGATCATGCTGTCCCAACTTAAAAGTCTGTATTTATGGAGGACTGAACAGTGATGgtgtgattttgtttttttgtcaagTATCTTAAGAGCCCGTTTGTAAAGAGACATTACTGGTTTAAGGGTAGTGGAGTTGGCAGTAGACCAGGTGGGTAAGCAGTAGTTAATATGAGATAAAATCAACGAGAACATGTACATTTTAGCAGCCTTGGTGATGTGAATTCTGAGATGCCTAAAGTTGGCTAAAGTGTATTTTAAATTTTGGCATATTTTTTTAACATGTTTTTTAAAAGTAAGTTGATTATCAATCAAGATACCAAGATATTTGTATTCCTTCAAAATCTTGATTCTTTGATCAGAAATAAACACATTGGGTTCAGTGTGAAATTTGCTGGTTTTAGAAAAAAACATAGCAACTGTTTTGGAATTGTTTACCTGAAGACAAAATGTGTTTAACCAGTCAGACACATTAACCATGACCTTTGTAAGCCTAGCAGCAACCTTTACATTAATCTTACCCCACCCAAAGATCACAGTCTCGTCTGCGTGAATCAGAACCTCACAGTCTTGGCAAACTGATGGTAAATCGTTAATATAAATACTGAAAAGAAGTGGACCCAATATTGAACCTTGGGGAACACCTGTAGACGGATTTTTGAAGTTGGAtaa
Above is a window of Hypomesus transpacificus isolate Combined female chromosome 17, fHypTra1, whole genome shotgun sequence DNA encoding:
- the eef2kmt gene encoding protein-lysine N-methyltransferase EEF2KMT isoform X1 gives rise to the protein MNDMHHSKDYFENDCKVVARNRTDLLQAFKLSFFAMSRFPTFPWNLLQTELKKDKSSELISDILKQTCLHSLCIKHPPSVKYRRLFLTELIKRHEATESERLDELYDALGEVLGAEERSECFKSYLLPCGEALSLLESVAVISEGTTGLVTWEAALYLAEWALDNPHIFMGRTILELGSGVGLTGIAVCRSCRPFRYVFSDCHSSVLHKLQENVQLNGLSKQNPPRVSVEELDWAAVTTEQLREIGANTVIATDVVYDPDIISCLVKLLTKVLRCMSPGSPPEVIISSTIRNPDTYKCFMDKLESAGIQHEVIRGPVTPVFQYNRLSTIELIKLYT
- the eef2kmt gene encoding protein-lysine N-methyltransferase EEF2KMT isoform X2 — protein: MNDMHHSKDYFENDCKVVARNRTDLLQAFKLSFFAMSRFPTFPWNTCLHSLCIKHPPSVKYRRLFLTELIKRHEATESERLDELYDALGEVLGAEERSECFKSYLLPCGEALSLLESVAVISEGTTGLVTWEAALYLAEWALDNPHIFMGRTILELGSGVGLTGIAVCRSCRPFRYVFSDCHSSVLHKLQENVQLNGLSKQNPPRVSVEELDWAAVTTEQLREIGANTVIATDVVYDPDIISCLVKLLTKVLRCMSPGSPPEVIISSTIRNPDTYKCFMDKLESAGIQHEVIRGPVTPVFQYNRLSTIELIKLYT
- the eef2kmt gene encoding protein-lysine N-methyltransferase EEF2KMT isoform X3; its protein translation is MNDMHHSKDYFENDCKVVARNRTDLLQAFKLSFFAMSRFPTFPWNLLQTELKKDKSSELISDILKQTCLHSLCIKHPPSVKYRRLFLTELIKRHEATESERLDELYDALGEVLGAEERSECFKSYLLPCGEALSLLESVAVISEGTTGLVTWEAALYLAEWALDNPHIFMGRTILELGSGVGLTGIAVCRSCRPFRYVFSDCHSSVLHKLQENVQLNGLSKQNPPRVSVEELDWAAVTTEQLREIGANTVIATDVVYDPDIISCLVKLLTKVLRCMSPGSPPEVIISSTIRNPDTYKCFMDKLDQF